TGTGCTAAGACAACTCCTAGCAGATCGCTCAGAAAAGCTGGGAGAACACTCGGGGAAAGCTTAGGCAAAAGTTCGCCAGTATTTTCGTCACAGAAGGTTTCAAAAGCGCTCAAAAAGGTTAAAGATTTAACAGATGTGGGAACTTTAATTCGTAGATTTTGGTCTCCAACTTCTATTCTACTGATGAAGTATAAACCTTCCTCAGTACTTCTGTCCCTAAACACTGACAACTTTCTGCGCACCGGGCCGCCGTTGCCTACTAGGGGGTTGTGACCTGCCGGTAAGGCCTCCCATCACGCCTCGTGTGCAGAGCTAAGGGTGCCCATTAAGTTTCCTGAGCGTCATCTACCTGCCCCTGACTGGCCTGTACCGTCCACGACTGTTTACGCCTAAATAAAGTTCGTGCTTTTCAAGAGTGTTAGGGAATTCGCTGCTACAGTCAGGGCATTTGATCAATTGCAGCCCGAGGAGTGTCTGTGCTACTAGAGATTGCCAGCTTCTCGCTCGGGTCGTTCGTGGTGTTGTAAGGAGTCGAAAAAAGATATGAGGTTTTCTCTGATTAGCCCGGAGAATCGCAAGCGGATGTCTCCTGCCCTGCTGCTCTTGGCCCTAGGCTTCTGGGGTGCAAGCTTGGCGCCAGCGCAAGCAGCCGATGACTTTTTGAAAGAAGATGCAGCTAGCATCGAGCAACCTTCTGAGGAGACGGGGGCGATCGCCGTTTCGGAACTGTCCGACGCCTCATCCCTCACAATGGCTGAGCCTGAGGCGATCGCCTCGGGCGACCTCAGCCCCCTCTCCGACCTGGATGCCGCCTCAACCGGCATGACCAACGTGAGCGACCTAGCAGCGGTCGACGAAGCCGCTCCTAGCGCCGGTATGTCCCAGGTCACCTCCGTCTCCCAGCTCTCCGACGTCCAGCCCACCGACTGGGCCTTCCAGGCTCTCCAGTCCTTGGTGGAGCGCTACGGCTGCATCGCTGGCTATCCCGACAGCACCTACCGCGGTAACCGGGCCATCACCCGCTACGAGTTCGCTGCTGGCCTCAACGCCTGCCTCGATCGCGTCAACGAGCTGATTGCTGCTGGCACCGCCGACCTGGCAACCCAAGAAGATCTCGCCACCCTACAGCGTCTTCAAGAAGAATTCGCCGCAGAGCTGGCCACCCTGCGGGGCCGCGTCGACTCCCTGGAGGCTCGCACCGCTGAGCTAGAGGCGAACCAGTTCTCCACCACTACCAAGCTTTACGGTCAGGCGATCTTCGGTCTCCAGGGCCGCTCCGAAAACACCTCTACCTTCACCCCCGCCGGCATCGAAGCCTTCCGCTTCCGTCAAGATGACCCCGGCACCGAGGTCAACTTCCTCAACAACGCCCAGCTCAGCCTCTATACCCAGTTCTCCAACCGGAGCATCTTGCTGACCGGCTTGCAGGCCGGCAACGGCGGCAGTGCTCCCCGTCTGACCAACGACGTCATCCTGGGCTACGAAGGCGACACCGATAATCAGTTCCAGCTCAGCGACCTCAACTACCGTCAGCTGTTTGGCAACCGCTTTGCCCTGATCGTAGGACCGGAAGGCGTCAACTCCGTCAACGTTTTCCGGGGCGCCAACCGGGTTGAAAGCGCTGGCCAAGGCCCGCTGTCTCTCTTTGCTCAGCGCAACCCCGTTCAAAATATCGGCGGTGGCCGAGGCGGTATCGGCTTTGACTGGCAGATCACGCCGCGCATCAGCTTCCAGGGGGTTTACTCCGCGAGCCGCCCTGCTGATAACGATGACGGCGGCGGTATCTTCGGGGGAGACAACAGCGCCAATACCTTTGGTACGCAGCTGACCTTGGCACCGACCGATACGATTGACGTTGCCCTCAACTACATCAACTCCTACTCTCCGACGGGCCAGATGGGCAGCAACGTCGGCGATGACCAGATCGTTGCAGTGGATGCAGAGGGTCGCGCTCCCATCAAGACTCACGCCTACGGCGCGACGGTGTCCTGGCGAGTGTCGCCGAAGTTCACCATTGGTGGCTGGGGCGGCTACACCCACACCTCCCTGCTGGGCCGGACGGGGGATGCTGAAACCGTCAACTGGATGGCCTTCCTAAACTTCCCCGATCTGCTCGGTGAAGGAAACCTGGCCGGCCTGTACGTGGGCCAGCCTCCCAAGATCCTGAACAGCAGTTTTGGTAACCCTCTCCAAAACATTCCGTTCCTGGAAAGCGGCGATATCGAAGATCGCCCAGGCAGCACCACGCACCTTGAGGCCTTCTACCGCGTACGAGTTTCTGACAATATCTCGATTACGCCGGGCCTAATCGTTGTCTTCAATCCCCG
This genomic stretch from Geitlerinema sp. PCC 7407 harbors:
- a CDS encoding iron uptake porin, with product MRFSLISPENRKRMSPALLLLALGFWGASLAPAQAADDFLKEDAASIEQPSEETGAIAVSELSDASSLTMAEPEAIASGDLSPLSDLDAASTGMTNVSDLAAVDEAAPSAGMSQVTSVSQLSDVQPTDWAFQALQSLVERYGCIAGYPDSTYRGNRAITRYEFAAGLNACLDRVNELIAAGTADLATQEDLATLQRLQEEFAAELATLRGRVDSLEARTAELEANQFSTTTKLYGQAIFGLQGRSENTSTFTPAGIEAFRFRQDDPGTEVNFLNNAQLSLYTQFSNRSILLTGLQAGNGGSAPRLTNDVILGYEGDTDNQFQLSDLNYRQLFGNRFALIVGPEGVNSVNVFRGANRVESAGQGPLSLFAQRNPVQNIGGGRGGIGFDWQITPRISFQGVYSASRPADNDDGGGIFGGDNSANTFGTQLTLAPTDTIDVALNYINSYSPTGQMGSNVGDDQIVAVDAEGRAPIKTHAYGATVSWRVSPKFTIGGWGGYTHTSLLGRTGDAETVNWMAFLNFPDLLGEGNLAGLYVGQPPKILNSSFGNPLQNIPFLESGDIEDRPGSTTHLEAFYRVRVSDNISITPGLIVVFNPRNNPDNDTITIGALRTTFSF